From Oryza sativa Japonica Group chromosome 4, ASM3414082v1, one genomic window encodes:
- the LOC4334965 gene encoding uncharacterized protein, which produces MASADAILSSQVAGECLKINKLAAASPVKVVQVQKPSKETKNISGAPVAAAAVRVVVSKQVMKPRFAVELDGLNCFETLVPR; this is translated from the exons ATGGCTTCTGCAGATGCTATCCTGTCTTCGCAGGTGGCCGGTGAATGCCTGAAGATCAACAAG CTGGCAGCAGCAAGCCCAGTGAAAGTAGTGCAGGTGCAGAAGCCGAGCAAAGAGACGAAGAACATCAGCGGTGCACCTGTAGCTGCCGCTGCCGTCAGGGTGGTTGTGAGCAAGCAAGTGATGAAGCCACGGTTTGCCGTGGAGCTGGATGGGCTCAACTGCTTCGAGACACTTGTCCCTCGCTGA